The Rhopalosiphum maidis isolate BTI-1 chromosome 1, ASM367621v3, whole genome shotgun sequence genome has a segment encoding these proteins:
- the LOC113548104 gene encoding LOW QUALITY PROTEIN: bifunctional purine biosynthesis protein PURH (The sequence of the model RefSeq protein was modified relative to this genomic sequence to represent the inferred CDS: inserted 1 base in 1 codon), which yields MAPTDNLALISVSDKTGLLDLAKSLVEAGFKLLASGGTASFIKNDAKLPVTCVSEFTGAPEILGGRVKTLHPAIHGGILARLIPADQEDLQKNNYSLIKVVVCNLYPFEKVIAKSDTNVEDAVENIDIGGVTLLRAAAKNHERVTVLCDPTDYFEISKEISLNKDTLLETRKKLALKAFTHTATYDDCISDYFRKKFAGGESQMNLRYGMNPHQCPAQLFTTDLKLPLKVINGSPGYINLCDAFNSWQLVKELKEVTGLPAATSFKHVSPAGAALGIPLNEIEASLCMVSDLLEIMTPLGSAYARARGADRMSSYGDFIALSHSCDLVTAKIISREVSDGIIAPGYSDEALNLLXKKKNGNYCVLQIDSNYTPKPVERKVLFGMTLEQRRNDGKIDENLFTNIVTKRQDMTEAAKRDLILATVTLKYTQSNSVCYAFNGQAIGIGAGQQSRIHCTRLAGDKADNWWLRQHPYVLNMKFKKSVKRAQIANAIDDYIGKTIGNGLSRTRWESLFDEVPAELTSEERQAWAAKLKGVVLSSDAFFPFSDNIERAVQSGVEYVACPSGSTNDQEVINYCNEQNIVLTHTNLRLFHH from the exons ATGGCACCTACTGACAACTTAG ctCTTATTAGTGTATCGGACAAAACTGGATTATTAGATCTAGCAAAAAGCTTAGTAGAAGCTGGTTTTAAGTTGTTGGCAAGTGGAGGAACTGCTTCTTTTATAAAGAATGACGCGAAATTACCAGTTACTTGCGTTTCTGAATTCACTGGCGCACCAGAAATACTTGGGGGTCGAGTGAAAACTTTACACCCAGCAATTCATGGAG gtatattagcTCGTTTAATACCTGCTGATCAAGAAGATTTACAGAAGAACAATTACAGTCTCATAAAAGTAGtagtatgtaatttatatccgTTTGAAAAGGTTATAGCCAAATCGGATACTAATGTTGAAGATGCTGTTGAAAATATCGATATTGGTGGTGTAACACTATTGAGAGCTGCTGCCAAAAATCATGAACGTGTCACAGTACTTTGTGATCCTACAGACTATTTTGAAATATCCAAAGAAATATCATTGAATAAAGATACACTTTTAGAAACTCGAAAAAAATTAGCGTTGAAAGCATTTACGCATACAGCAACTTATGATGATTGTATATCAGATTATTTTCGTAAGAAATTTGCGGGTGGTGAGAGTCAAATGAATTTAAGATATGGCATGAATCCTCACCAATGTCCAGCACAACTTTTCACTAcagatttaaaattaccattaaaag taattaatggTTCTCCGGGATACATCAATTTATGTGATGCCTTTAATAGTTGGCAGTTGGTTAAAGAACTTAAAGAGGTAACTGGTCTTCCAGCTGCTACATCTTTTAAACATGTCAGTCCAGCTGGAGCTGCTTTAGGCATACCATTAAATGAAATTGaa gcTTCATTATGTATGGTGAGTGATTTACTTGAAATTATGACGCCGCTTGGATCTGCTTATGCTCGAGCAAGAGGAGCTGACCGAATGTCTTCCTATGGAGATTTTATTGCTTTATCACATTCTTGTGATTTAGTTACtgctaaaattatttctagagAA gtttctGATGGTATAATTGCACCTGGATATAGTGATGAagctttaaatttac aaaaaaaaaaaaatggaaattacTGTGTATTGCAAATTGATTCAAATTATACACCTAAGCCTGTAGAGCGTAAAGTTTTGTTTGGAATGACCTTAGAACAAAGACGTAATGATggaaaaattgatgaaaatcTTTTTACCAATATTGTAACTAAAAGACAAGAT ATGACAGAAGCAGCTAAACGTGATTTGATTCTTGCTACTGTAACATTGAAATACACACAAAGTAATTCAGTGTGTTATGCTTTCAATGGTCAAGCTATAGGAATTGGAGCTGGACAACAATCCAGGATACACTGTACTAGACTAGCTGGTGATAAAGCTGAtaattg GTGGTTGAGGCAACAtccatatgttttaaatatgaaatttaaaaagtcgGTTAAAAGAGCTCAGATAGCAAATGCGATTGATGATTACATTGGTAAAACTATTGGAAATGGCCTTTCACGTACTAGATGGGAAAGTTTGTTTGATGAAGTTCCTGCTGAGCTTACTTCCGAAGAGAGACAAGCCTGGGCTGCTAAATTAAAAGGAGTTGTACTGTCATCAGATGCGTTTTTCCCATTCAGTGATAACATTGAAAGAGCTGTTcag agCGGAGTTGAATATGTAGCTTGCCCATCTGGTTCAACAAATGATCAAGAAGTTATCAATTACTGCAATGAACAAAACATTGTGTTGACTCATACAAACTTGCGTTTATTCCAtcattaa